The Microcebus murinus isolate Inina chromosome 1, M.murinus_Inina_mat1.0, whole genome shotgun sequence genome includes a region encoding these proteins:
- the LOC142873350 gene encoding large ribosomal subunit protein eL37, with protein sequence MTKGTSSFGKRRNKTHTLCRRCGSKAYHLQKSTCGKCGYPAKRKRKYNWSAKAKRRNTTGTGRMRHLKIVYRRFRHGFREGTTPKPKRAAVAASSSS encoded by the coding sequence ATGACGAAGGGGACGTCATCATTTGGTAAGCGTCGCAATAAGACGCATACGTTGTGCCGCCGTTGTGGCTCTAAGGCCTACCACCTTCAAAAGTCGACCTGTGGCAAATGTGGCTACCCTGCCAAGCGCAAGAGAAAGTATAATTGGAGTGCGAAGGCTAAAAGACGAAATACCACCGGGACCGGTCGGATGAGGCACCTAAAAATTGTATACCGCAGATTCAGGCATGGATTCCGTGAAGGAACAACACCTAAACCCAAGAGGGCAGCTGTTGCAGCATCCAGTTCATCTTAA